One genomic region from Natrinema caseinilyticum encodes:
- a CDS encoding FAD-binding and (Fe-S)-binding domain-containing protein produces MATDPTDSIDTHDRPTSVPDPALDPQANYDYRSDEVDRPTLVADLDRRIAGAVRADSYSRQLYATDASIYEVTPIGVVFPRSTADVAAVVEYCADREIPVLPRGGGTSLAGQTVNEAVVLDFTKHMDGVVEIDANERRATAQAGIYLGSLNEALAPHGLKFAPDPAWGDKSALGGAIGNNSTGAHSLQYGKTDAYVEECDVVLADGTVTTFGEVDLEALPELAAGDDLESAIYAEVARILEDRGDLIEETYPDLKRNVSGYNLDWLVEDARGAERGIGEPDAAGGSINLAKLLCGSEGTLAVVTEATVSLEPIPAEKSMALLAYETVLDAMDDVESIVDHDPAAVEVIDDVMIDLARDTPEFAPVTEMLPEGTAAVLIVEFYADDVADGERTVANLLADRCPTVEPAGEPDEPADRTITDADALAFDAVEAYDDDSRGKIWKLRKSGLPILLSRTTDEKHVAFIEDTGIPPENLRAFVADFQTILDDHGTSASFYAHAGPGVLHIRPLVNTKTEAGLEDMASIADAVTDLVVAYDGSVSGEHGDGRARTQWNRKLYRQELWETFQELKTAFDPDWLLNPGQVVFSDDDPTDMKDRHRFGPEYAFEAGLDPALEWDEENGFQGMAELCHGCGGCRGEQSTTGGVMCPTFRASHEEILSTRGRANALRRAMGGDLDPDAPFDDEFVEEVLDLCIGCKGCKHDCPSGVDMAKLKAEVVHEHHQRHGISIRDRLFANFETIAMIASATAPVSNWAANLPGTSLLAETVLGISSERDLPTFERQTFAKRVADRDPAVSESEATRRAVLVPDVYTNHEYPQAGEAALAVLEAAGVHVEVATPRDVGRPAFSKGLLDLAAEKARGTVDGLAPLVEDGWDVILIEPSDAVMLQSDYRDLLSGSDVDRVAESTHGICEYVDRFDLDAEIDFAGADDHLVYHGHCHQKAHAKDHHAVGVLRRAGYTVDPLDSTCCGMAGSFGYEAEHYSMSKAIGAVLYEQIGDSEGDRVVAPGASCRTQLGDRPGASEEPPTPIEVVAEAIADTR; encoded by the coding sequence ATGGCAACTGATCCAACCGATTCGATCGACACGCACGACCGACCGACGTCCGTCCCGGACCCTGCACTCGACCCGCAGGCGAACTACGACTACCGAAGCGACGAGGTCGACCGACCGACGCTCGTCGCCGACCTCGACCGGCGCATCGCCGGAGCGGTTCGCGCGGACTCGTATTCGAGACAGTTGTACGCGACCGACGCCAGCATCTACGAGGTGACGCCGATCGGGGTCGTCTTCCCGCGATCGACCGCCGACGTCGCCGCGGTCGTCGAATACTGCGCAGATCGCGAGATTCCGGTCCTGCCACGCGGCGGCGGCACGAGCCTGGCCGGCCAGACCGTCAACGAGGCCGTCGTGCTCGACTTTACGAAACACATGGACGGCGTCGTCGAAATCGACGCCAACGAGCGACGGGCGACCGCTCAGGCGGGCATCTACCTCGGTTCACTCAACGAGGCGCTGGCCCCACACGGCCTGAAGTTCGCTCCGGACCCCGCCTGGGGCGACAAGAGCGCACTCGGCGGCGCGATCGGTAACAACTCGACGGGCGCCCACTCGCTGCAGTACGGCAAGACCGACGCCTACGTCGAGGAGTGCGACGTCGTCCTCGCCGACGGCACCGTCACGACCTTCGGCGAGGTCGACCTCGAGGCGCTCCCGGAACTCGCCGCGGGCGACGACCTCGAGTCGGCGATCTACGCGGAAGTGGCCCGCATCCTCGAGGACCGAGGCGACCTCATCGAGGAGACCTACCCCGACCTCAAGCGCAACGTCTCCGGGTACAACCTCGATTGGCTCGTCGAAGATGCTCGGGGCGCCGAGCGCGGGATCGGCGAACCCGACGCCGCGGGCGGATCGATCAACCTGGCGAAGCTGCTCTGTGGCAGCGAGGGAACGCTGGCGGTCGTCACCGAGGCGACGGTCTCCCTGGAACCAATCCCCGCGGAAAAGAGCATGGCGCTACTCGCGTACGAGACGGTGCTGGACGCGATGGACGACGTGGAGTCGATCGTCGACCACGATCCGGCCGCCGTCGAGGTGATCGACGACGTGATGATCGATCTCGCCCGCGACACGCCCGAGTTCGCCCCAGTCACCGAGATGCTCCCGGAGGGGACGGCGGCCGTCCTGATCGTCGAGTTCTACGCCGACGACGTCGCCGACGGCGAACGGACGGTGGCGAACCTGCTCGCCGATCGCTGCCCGACGGTCGAACCGGCCGGCGAACCCGACGAGCCGGCCGATCGGACGATCACCGACGCGGATGCCCTCGCGTTCGACGCGGTCGAGGCGTACGACGACGACAGCCGGGGCAAGATCTGGAAGCTGCGCAAGTCCGGGTTACCGATCCTGCTCTCGCGAACGACGGACGAGAAACACGTCGCCTTCATCGAGGACACCGGCATCCCGCCCGAGAACCTCCGGGCGTTCGTCGCCGATTTCCAGACGATCCTCGACGACCACGGCACCTCCGCGAGTTTCTACGCCCACGCCGGCCCCGGCGTCCTCCACATCCGTCCGCTGGTGAACACGAAGACCGAGGCGGGGCTGGAGGATATGGCCTCGATCGCCGACGCCGTGACCGATCTCGTGGTGGCGTACGACGGCTCCGTCTCGGGCGAGCACGGCGACGGCCGTGCCCGGACACAGTGGAACCGAAAGCTATACCGACAGGAACTGTGGGAGACCTTCCAGGAGCTGAAAACGGCGTTCGATCCGGATTGGCTCCTGAATCCGGGACAGGTCGTCTTCAGCGACGACGACCCGACCGATATGAAAGACCGCCACCGGTTCGGTCCCGAGTACGCGTTCGAGGCCGGCCTCGACCCGGCCCTCGAGTGGGACGAGGAAAACGGGTTCCAGGGGATGGCGGAGCTCTGTCACGGGTGTGGCGGTTGTCGCGGCGAGCAGTCGACGACCGGCGGCGTGATGTGTCCGACGTTCCGGGCGAGCCACGAGGAGATCCTCTCGACGCGCGGTCGGGCGAACGCGCTCCGCCGGGCGATGGGCGGGGATCTCGATCCCGATGCGCCGTTCGACGACGAGTTCGTCGAGGAGGTTCTCGACCTCTGTATCGGCTGCAAGGGGTGCAAACACGACTGTCCGAGCGGCGTCGACATGGCGAAATTGAAAGCCGAAGTCGTCCACGAACACCACCAGCGACACGGCATCTCGATTCGCGACCGACTGTTCGCGAACTTCGAAACGATCGCGATGATCGCCAGCGCGACTGCGCCCGTCTCCAACTGGGCCGCGAACCTCCCCGGGACGAGCCTCCTCGCGGAGACGGTTCTGGGAATCTCGAGCGAGCGCGACCTCCCGACGTTCGAACGGCAGACCTTCGCGAAGCGGGTCGCCGATCGCGATCCTGCCGTCTCGGAGTCCGAGGCGACCCGCCGCGCGGTACTCGTCCCGGACGTCTACACCAACCACGAGTATCCCCAGGCCGGCGAGGCGGCACTGGCCGTGCTCGAGGCCGCCGGCGTTCACGTCGAGGTCGCCACGCCGCGGGACGTCGGTCGCCCGGCGTTTTCGAAGGGGCTGCTCGATCTCGCGGCGGAAAAAGCGCGCGGGACCGTCGACGGACTCGCGCCGCTCGTCGAGGACGGCTGGGACGTGATCCTGATCGAACCGTCGGACGCGGTGATGCTCCAGTCGGACTACCGCGACCTGCTCTCGGGGAGCGACGTCGATCGCGTCGCCGAGAGTACGCACGGAATCTGTGAGTACGTCGATCGGTTCGACCTCGACGCCGAAATCGACTTCGCCGGTGCGGACGACCACCTCGTTTACCACGGTCACTGCCACCAGAAGGCCCACGCGAAGGACCACCACGCCGTCGGCGTCCTCCGGCGGGCCGGCTACACGGTCGATCCGCTCGACTCGACCTGTTGCGGCATGGCCGGCAGTTTCGGGTACGAAGCCGAGCACTACTCGATGAGCAAAGCGATCGGGGCGGTCCTGTACGAGCAGATCGGCGACAGCGAGGGCGACCGCGTCGTCGCTCCCGGCGCCTCCTGTCGGACCCAACTCGGCGATCGACCCGGCGCGAGCGAGGAGCCACCGACGCCGATCGAGGTCGTCGCCGAGGCGATCGCCGACACGCGATAG
- a CDS encoding L-lactate permease, translating into MASPAEVLIAATPLVLAGVLLVGLLWPATRAMPFAYLTAVVIGFGVWGMPGDYIVAASIVGAMTAIQILWIVFGALLLLYTLMQAGAFDRINEGFAQISDDRRVQVVLIGFFLAAFIEGAAGFGTPAAVVAPLLLALGFPALAAVIAGLIGHVLAVTYGAVGTPIIVGIENPLGSTAATETAITDAGFTVQAYSVEVAVWAATYHALVGFVMPLFAVGMVVYFFGDTEERSLEPAWEVAPLCLFSGLSFVVPYWLAAQVSAEFPSLMGAMIGGAIVVGALKAGYFVPDEEWDFPDREEWPAHWVGTIEPGRSSGGGAAGGTGDGTAVADGGAVQRRSTQQMSLLRAWSPYILLVTLLVVTRIVDPLPALLQEQFVGVGKFSFLFTTSWPDILGTGLGGGISWVYVPGFWLFVCALFAIPLYGMDGERVKAAWGEALQKLVSPLIALVFVIAMVQVMLQSGAHAEGAESMIFVLAQATADVVGPAYPFIAALIGALGAAMAGSNTVSNITFGGFQFEAASQLGLPTQLIVGAQAVGGAIGNLVAIHNVVAAVATVGLVGQEGRVMRLNLIPLLYYAIGVGIFASVFSYVLFPGLF; encoded by the coding sequence GTGGCTAGCCCGGCCGAAGTACTGATCGCCGCGACGCCGTTGGTGCTCGCCGGCGTGTTGCTCGTCGGGCTCCTGTGGCCCGCGACGCGGGCGATGCCGTTCGCTTACCTCACGGCGGTGGTGATCGGGTTCGGCGTCTGGGGCATGCCGGGTGACTACATCGTCGCCGCGTCGATCGTCGGGGCGATGACGGCGATTCAGATCCTCTGGATCGTCTTCGGCGCGCTGCTGTTGCTGTACACGCTGATGCAGGCGGGGGCCTTCGATAGGATCAACGAGGGATTCGCACAGATCAGCGACGACCGTCGTGTCCAGGTCGTGCTGATCGGCTTCTTCCTGGCGGCGTTCATCGAGGGGGCGGCCGGCTTCGGGACGCCCGCGGCCGTCGTTGCGCCGCTCCTGCTCGCGCTCGGGTTCCCCGCGCTCGCGGCGGTGATCGCCGGTCTGATCGGCCACGTCCTCGCGGTCACCTACGGGGCGGTCGGGACGCCGATCATCGTCGGCATCGAGAACCCGCTCGGGTCGACGGCGGCGACGGAGACGGCGATTACCGACGCCGGTTTCACGGTGCAAGCGTACTCCGTGGAGGTGGCCGTCTGGGCCGCGACGTACCACGCGCTGGTCGGGTTCGTCATGCCTCTGTTCGCCGTCGGCATGGTCGTCTACTTCTTCGGCGACACCGAAGAACGGAGCCTCGAGCCGGCGTGGGAGGTCGCGCCGCTGTGCCTGTTCTCCGGCCTCTCGTTCGTCGTTCCGTACTGGCTGGCGGCGCAGGTCAGCGCGGAATTCCCCTCGCTGATGGGCGCGATGATCGGCGGCGCGATCGTCGTCGGGGCGCTGAAGGCCGGCTACTTCGTGCCGGACGAGGAGTGGGACTTCCCGGACCGCGAGGAGTGGCCGGCCCACTGGGTCGGGACGATCGAACCTGGACGGTCGAGCGGCGGCGGTGCCGCCGGCGGAACGGGCGACGGCACGGCGGTCGCCGATGGGGGCGCCGTCCAGCGACGGTCCACCCAGCAAATGTCCCTGCTGCGCGCCTGGTCGCCGTACATCTTGCTGGTCACGCTGTTGGTAGTCACGCGCATCGTTGATCCGCTCCCGGCGCTGTTACAGGAGCAATTCGTCGGAGTGGGCAAGTTCTCGTTCCTGTTTACCACGTCGTGGCCGGATATCCTCGGAACCGGGCTCGGTGGCGGCATCAGTTGGGTCTACGTACCGGGTTTCTGGCTCTTCGTCTGTGCGCTGTTCGCGATTCCGCTCTACGGAATGGACGGCGAACGGGTGAAAGCCGCCTGGGGTGAGGCGCTTCAGAAGCTGGTCTCGCCGCTGATCGCGCTCGTGTTCGTCATCGCGATGGTACAGGTGATGCTCCAATCCGGCGCCCACGCCGAGGGGGCCGAGAGCATGATCTTCGTCCTCGCACAGGCGACCGCCGACGTCGTCGGACCGGCGTACCCGTTCATCGCCGCCCTCATCGGCGCACTCGGTGCGGCCATGGCCGGTTCGAACACCGTCTCGAACATCACGTTCGGCGGGTTCCAGTTCGAGGCCGCGAGCCAGCTCGGCCTTCCCACCCAGCTCATCGTCGGGGCGCAGGCCGTTGGCGGCGCGATCGGCAACCTCGTGGCGATCCACAACGTCGTCGCCGCGGTCGCGACCGTCGGTCTCGTGGGTCAAGAGGGGCGCGTGATGCGACTGAACCTGATCCCGCTGCTGTACTACGCGATCGGGGTCGGGATCTTCGCGTCCGTGTTCAGTTACGTCCTCTTCCCGGGACTCTTCTGA
- a CDS encoding Glu/Leu/Phe/Val family dehydrogenase: MPPSNDSTVDEASRTDPDLDAPWTYATAAARRLGVPDDIEQRLLYPTHRQRITVPFERDDGSRGVCEGYRVRHDGVRGPYVGPHRYDLALTGNDCSGLAAATTVSAAIADVPFGGAAGGIAVDPTTLSRAERVGLTRSYAARITGLGADEDVLVPDVGTDERTMARVADALSDRGDGPRNAAVAGKPPALGGHREITRSAGYSVAHVTQDVLETDHDRPLTDATVAVYGTGHIGATAARLLEFRGATVIAMCNDEAGLTAPESENGLDTDLVPSYLERPGALSSYDEGTPTGTQNVLERDVDVLVLADPVTAVTAENADAVRAELVVEGATGSVTPGGQSVLEDRGVTVVPDVLATVGRPIAAHLEWIGSLGRDRMSDARVTNEFGYALTDAVEDVRDRRESCSLSWREAAYSVGLSRVAAAHEVVQ; the protein is encoded by the coding sequence ATGCCTCCATCCAACGACTCGACGGTCGACGAAGCCAGTCGAACAGATCCGGATCTCGACGCCCCGTGGACGTACGCGACGGCCGCTGCGCGGCGTCTCGGGGTTCCCGACGATATCGAACAGCGACTCCTGTACCCCACGCACCGCCAGCGAATTACGGTGCCGTTCGAGCGCGACGACGGCTCCCGCGGCGTCTGCGAAGGCTACCGCGTCCGCCACGACGGTGTTCGCGGCCCCTACGTGGGACCGCACCGATACGACCTCGCGTTGACCGGCAACGACTGTTCCGGGCTCGCGGCCGCGACGACCGTCAGCGCCGCGATCGCCGACGTCCCGTTCGGCGGTGCAGCGGGCGGAATCGCCGTCGATCCGACGACGCTCTCGCGGGCCGAGCGGGTCGGTCTCACCCGGTCCTACGCGGCTCGCATCACCGGCCTCGGTGCCGACGAGGACGTCCTCGTCCCCGACGTCGGAACCGACGAACGCACGATGGCTCGAGTTGCCGATGCCCTCTCCGATCGCGGCGACGGCCCCCGGAACGCGGCCGTCGCGGGGAAACCGCCCGCGCTCGGCGGCCATCGGGAGATCACGCGATCGGCCGGCTACAGCGTCGCCCACGTCACGCAAGACGTCCTCGAGACGGATCACGACCGGCCGTTGACCGACGCGACGGTCGCCGTCTACGGCACGGGACACATCGGCGCGACGGCCGCACGGCTGCTCGAGTTCCGGGGCGCCACCGTGATCGCGATGTGCAACGACGAGGCGGGCCTCACCGCGCCCGAGAGCGAGAACGGCCTCGACACCGACCTGGTCCCGAGCTACCTCGAGCGGCCGGGCGCGCTCTCGTCGTACGACGAGGGGACGCCGACCGGAACGCAGAACGTCCTCGAACGAGACGTCGACGTGTTAGTTCTCGCGGACCCGGTGACTGCAGTAACCGCCGAGAACGCCGACGCGGTTCGGGCCGAACTCGTCGTCGAAGGTGCCACCGGGAGCGTGACCCCCGGCGGTCAGAGCGTTCTCGAGGACCGGGGCGTCACGGTCGTTCCCGACGTGCTGGCGACGGTCGGCAGGCCCATCGCGGCCCATCTCGAGTGGATCGGGAGCCTCGGGCGCGACCGGATGAGCGACGCGCGCGTGACGAACGAATTCGGCTACGCGCTCACCGACGCGGTCGAGGACGTTCGTGACCGCCGCGAGAGCTGTTCGTTGAGTTGGCGGGAAGCGGCATACAGCGTCGGGCTCTCGCGCGTCGCAGCGGCCCACGAGGTGGTGCAATGA
- a CDS encoding cupin domain-containing protein, with product MATTSKDAGPARAVDLDRFEGVDVYLESDERARIRGYFPLSPGTPNASDVSPAELMVVSMEIEPDHYLPSHRDSNEELLVVTAGRVDATVGDETITLETGQCAVVPEMEPHGVANGGDETARVLGVFPNTELTATFEETLQPFGTNVVRIDRDAGPDSDRDE from the coding sequence ATGGCAACGACATCGAAAGACGCCGGACCGGCGCGAGCCGTCGACCTCGACCGCTTCGAGGGCGTCGACGTATACCTGGAGAGCGACGAGCGCGCGCGGATTCGCGGGTACTTCCCGCTCTCGCCCGGAACGCCGAACGCGAGCGACGTCAGCCCCGCGGAGCTGATGGTCGTCAGTATGGAAATCGAGCCGGACCACTACCTTCCGTCTCACCGGGACAGCAACGAGGAACTCCTGGTCGTCACGGCGGGACGAGTCGACGCGACCGTCGGCGACGAGACGATCACACTCGAGACCGGCCAGTGCGCGGTCGTTCCCGAAATGGAGCCCCACGGCGTGGCCAACGGCGGCGACGAAACCGCTCGCGTCCTCGGCGTGTTCCCGAACACCGAACTGACCGCGACGTTCGAGGAGACGCTCCAGCCGTTCGGAACGAACGTCGTCCGGATCGACCGCGACGCCGGTCCCGATTCGGACCGAGACGAGTAG
- a CDS encoding L-lactate permease, whose amino-acid sequence MGEPIAVALAAVPLIVVGVLLVGLLWPATRAMPIAWLSALVVGFLVWGMPVQWLAAATIEGVLIAVQILWIVFGALVLLYTMLRAGAFDVINGGFAMISEDRRVQVVLIAFFLSTFIEGAAGFGAPAAVVAPLLLGLGFPALAAVVAALIGHIIAVTYGAVGTPIIVGIREPMSGVSGIRTAIEAEGLTAAQFAVNVAAWAATYHLLVGFVMPLFVVGMVVYFFGDPDDRSIGPALEVWPLCLFAGLAFGIPYWLSAWFISAELPSLVGSMVGAAIVIGALRAGYFQPDGEWTFPDQEEWPDHWTGSIQPTDAKRVLARTHDISLVRAWFPYTLLVALLMITRVFDPFPALLQGEQVALFGRQVSPVLGTIATRGGEFTVGLFLFEWSNVLGTDLGTGINFTYVPGTWLLVSAIAAVGLFDMNRREVAEAWGSATKKLVSPLIALVFVLAMAQVMLQSGSHADGVDSMIVVLGTATANVMGPAYPMVAALIGALGAALVGSNTVSNITFGPFQFVAAERLGFSRELVVGAQAVGGAIGNLVAIHNVVAALATVDLIGEEGRVIRLNLIPLLYYTVFVGIWVLLFTYVLFPEVF is encoded by the coding sequence ATGGGTGAGCCGATCGCCGTCGCCCTGGCAGCCGTGCCGCTGATCGTCGTCGGCGTCCTGCTCGTCGGTTTGCTCTGGCCCGCGACGAGAGCGATGCCGATCGCGTGGCTCTCGGCGCTCGTCGTCGGCTTCCTCGTCTGGGGAATGCCGGTACAGTGGTTGGCCGCCGCGACGATCGAGGGGGTGCTCATCGCGGTTCAGATCCTCTGGATCGTCTTCGGCGCGCTCGTGTTGCTCTACACCATGCTCCGGGCGGGGGCGTTCGACGTCATCAACGGCGGGTTCGCGATGATCAGCGAGGACCGACGCGTTCAGGTCGTGTTGATCGCGTTCTTTCTCTCGACGTTCATCGAGGGGGCGGCCGGTTTCGGGGCGCCCGCCGCGGTCGTCGCACCCCTGCTGCTCGGCCTCGGATTTCCCGCGCTCGCCGCGGTCGTCGCCGCGCTGATCGGACACATCATCGCGGTCACCTACGGGGCGGTCGGGACGCCGATCATCGTCGGGATCAGGGAGCCGATGTCGGGCGTCTCCGGCATCCGGACGGCGATCGAGGCGGAGGGCCTGACCGCGGCCCAGTTCGCCGTCAACGTCGCCGCGTGGGCCGCGACGTACCACCTGCTCGTCGGCTTCGTGATGCCACTGTTCGTCGTCGGCATGGTCGTGTACTTCTTCGGCGACCCCGACGATCGATCGATCGGACCCGCACTCGAGGTGTGGCCGCTCTGCCTGTTCGCCGGTCTGGCGTTCGGGATCCCCTACTGGCTGTCGGCGTGGTTCATCAGCGCCGAGTTACCGTCGCTGGTGGGGTCGATGGTCGGCGCGGCGATCGTGATCGGCGCGCTCCGTGCGGGCTATTTCCAGCCCGACGGGGAGTGGACGTTTCCCGATCAGGAGGAGTGGCCCGACCACTGGACGGGGTCGATCCAGCCGACCGACGCCAAGCGGGTGCTGGCGAGAACGCACGACATCTCGCTCGTACGCGCGTGGTTTCCGTACACGCTGCTCGTGGCACTCCTGATGATCACTCGCGTCTTCGATCCGTTTCCCGCGTTGCTCCAGGGTGAGCAAGTGGCGCTGTTCGGGAGGCAGGTCTCGCCGGTGCTTGGAACGATCGCGACGAGAGGCGGGGAGTTCACCGTCGGCCTGTTCCTCTTCGAGTGGTCGAACGTCCTCGGCACCGACCTCGGCACCGGCATCAACTTCACCTACGTTCCCGGCACCTGGCTGTTGGTCAGTGCGATCGCGGCGGTCGGTCTCTTCGATATGAACCGCCGGGAAGTGGCCGAGGCGTGGGGGAGCGCGACGAAGAAGCTGGTCTCGCCGCTGATCGCGCTCGTGTTCGTGCTCGCGATGGCCCAGGTGATGCTCCAGTCGGGTTCGCACGCCGACGGGGTCGACAGCATGATCGTCGTCCTGGGAACGGCGACGGCGAACGTGATGGGCCCCGCGTACCCGATGGTGGCCGCGCTCATCGGCGCGCTCGGTGCCGCGCTGGTCGGCTCGAACACCGTCTCGAACATCACCTTCGGCCCGTTCCAGTTCGTCGCCGCGGAGCGACTCGGTTTCTCGCGCGAACTCGTCGTCGGCGCTCAGGCCGTCGGTGGCGCGATCGGCAACCTCGTGGCGATCCACAACGTCGTCGCCGCGCTCGCCACCGTGGACCTCATCGGCGAGGAGGGACGCGTCATCCGTCTCAACCTCATTCCGCTGCTGTACTACACGGTCTTCGTCGGCATCTGGGTCCTCCTGTTCACGTACGTACTCTTTCCAGAGGTGTTCTGA
- a CDS encoding helix-turn-helix transcriptional regulator yields MSNHTPTNSDCSDEPVTDDGEILGADDSDKSKPADVSDPRPLTNLTGFKRDQLFVIRMLADRNPHGLVIKDKLDCYYDEEINQGRLYQNLGELVDEGYVEKHPLDGRTNAYRPSTRANRRLEEHYEWERRCLFCEVP; encoded by the coding sequence ATGTCAAATCACACCCCCACGAATTCCGACTGTAGTGACGAACCGGTCACCGACGACGGTGAGATACTGGGCGCTGACGACAGCGACAAATCGAAACCGGCCGACGTCTCGGACCCCCGTCCCCTGACGAATCTGACCGGTTTCAAGCGCGATCAACTGTTCGTCATCCGAATGCTCGCGGACCGCAACCCACACGGCCTCGTTATCAAAGACAAACTCGATTGCTACTACGACGAGGAGATCAACCAGGGGCGACTCTACCAGAACCTGGGCGAACTCGTCGACGAAGGATACGTCGAGAAGCATCCCCTCGACGGCCGGACCAACGCATACCGACCGAGCACGCGCGCGAACAGACGCCTTGAGGAACACTACGAGTGGGAGCGGCGCTGTCTCTTTTGCGAGGTCCCGTAA
- a CDS encoding AMP-binding protein has protein sequence MTNVLNTLEERASTQPDAVAVDDGERTVTYQELWTLTDRFAGGLRRRGIADGDAVAVHAPPGVDGLIACYGALRNGSVVVPVPDDLLPDAVSICRDCDVSAVVSVADRLSAFVTARFQQSIAVRIAIGGNPPLSISMADALDGDDLSSAIGRDTGSGIMSFGASRHDSSPTVVARRDDDTALIACVSRAGELVATPVSHGAIRASVEAFDALVPRGLAATDVHLGALPLTTVSGVILTTSATLYTGGTYAPLPRWDPDRIQEIGASRGLTITALEPDQLADLLDAVGSRTTSSPRSLRTIAVVGPTPDEGRCDRLRAWSGVDAIQVAGYAETGPVAFGTRSSDALIAGSLGTPIEPMRVRVVDETLAPVPAVPRWAIRDPPDDAVGRVLVTGPTLSTGPSGSSTATGSRVVELDGDRWFEIDDPGYRSEDGDVFTV, from the coding sequence ATGACGAACGTACTCAATACGCTCGAGGAGCGTGCTTCGACCCAGCCGGACGCCGTCGCCGTCGACGACGGCGAACGGACGGTGACCTACCAGGAGCTGTGGACGTTGACCGATCGGTTTGCGGGCGGCCTCCGGCGGCGGGGGATCGCCGATGGCGACGCCGTGGCCGTCCACGCGCCGCCCGGCGTCGACGGTTTGATCGCCTGCTACGGCGCGTTGCGAAACGGCAGCGTCGTCGTGCCCGTGCCGGACGACCTGCTGCCCGACGCGGTCTCGATCTGCCGGGACTGCGACGTCAGCGCCGTCGTCAGCGTCGCCGACCGACTCTCGGCGTTCGTGACGGCCAGGTTCCAGCAGTCGATCGCGGTCAGGATCGCCATCGGCGGCAACCCGCCGCTTTCGATTTCGATGGCCGACGCGTTGGACGGGGACGATCTCTCGTCGGCGATCGGTCGCGATACCGGAAGCGGAATCATGAGCTTCGGTGCGAGCCGGCACGACAGCTCACCGACCGTCGTCGCCCGCAGGGACGACGATACGGCCCTGATCGCGTGCGTCAGCCGAGCGGGCGAACTGGTCGCGACGCCGGTATCGCACGGGGCGATCCGCGCATCGGTCGAAGCGTTCGATGCGCTCGTTCCCCGCGGGCTCGCCGCGACGGACGTCCACCTCGGGGCTCTCCCGCTCACGACGGTGTCCGGCGTGATCCTGACGACCTCCGCGACGCTCTATACCGGGGGCACCTACGCGCCGCTCCCGCGGTGGGATCCGGATCGAATCCAGGAAATAGGAGCGAGTCGCGGACTCACGATCACCGCACTCGAGCCCGACCAACTCGCCGATCTGCTCGACGCCGTCGGCTCGAGGACCACTTCGTCGCCCCGGTCGCTTCGGACGATCGCGGTCGTCGGGCCGACGCCTGACGAGGGCCGCTGCGACCGGCTTCGTGCGTGGTCCGGCGTCGACGCCATCCAGGTCGCGGGATACGCGGAGACGGGGCCGGTCGCGTTCGGAACGAGATCGTCCGACGCACTGATAGCGGGGAGTCTCGGAACGCCGATCGAACCGATGCGCGTTCGAGTCGTCGACGAGACGCTCGCTCCGGTTCCGGCAGTGCCGCGATGGGCGATCCGCGACCCGCCGGACGACGCCGTCGGACGGGTACTCGTGACCGGGCCGACGCTCTCGACGGGCCCCAGCGGGTCGTCGACCGCCACGGGGAGCAGGGTCGTCGAACTGGACGGCGACCGATGGTTCGAAATCGATGACCCAGGCTACCGCTCCGAAGATGGGGACGTCTTCACCGTCTGA
- a CDS encoding HTH domain-containing protein, translated as MATERDRNNHGQYSDRIPPEAALEAFDEREDRGRPLTASDVMEHLDCSRRTAHNKLNELVEDGALQTRKVGARGRVWWVPIEAKAESRPTTGRADEGETPPTAVQEAMRTVDLPGSGPALEARREALLASYQYLIDHPTARKSDFLENVYPDHPAAFETDEGWWNAIQPALKELPGVDPPEERGHIWNFLGSDRFTPTLG; from the coding sequence ATGGCGACTGAGCGTGATCGTAACAATCACGGCCAATACTCCGATCGGATTCCCCCGGAAGCCGCACTCGAAGCCTTCGACGAACGGGAGGACCGCGGCCGTCCGCTGACCGCGTCCGACGTCATGGAGCACCTCGATTGCTCGCGACGGACGGCGCACAACAAGCTCAACGAACTCGTCGAGGACGGTGCCCTCCAGACGCGCAAGGTCGGCGCTCGCGGCCGCGTCTGGTGGGTGCCGATCGAGGCGAAAGCGGAATCGCGGCCGACGACGGGCCGAGCGGACGAAGGGGAAACGCCGCCGACCGCCGTTCAGGAGGCGATGAGGACGGTCGATCTCCCCGGTTCGGGACCGGCGCTCGAAGCGCGACGGGAGGCGCTGCTCGCGTCGTACCAGTATCTCATCGACCACCCCACCGCGAGGAAGTCGGACTTCCTCGAGAACGTCTACCCGGACCATCCCGCTGCGTTCGAGACCGACGAGGGCTGGTGGAACGCGATCCAACCCGCCCTGAAGGAGTTGCCGGGCGTCGATCCCCCGGAGGAACGCGGCCACATCTGGAACTTCCTCGGGAGCGATCGGTTCACGCCGACGCTCGGGTGA